From a single Vitis vinifera cultivar Pinot Noir 40024 chromosome 18, ASM3070453v1 genomic region:
- the LOC100243852 gene encoding flavonol synthase/flavanone 3-hydroxylase produces MAVERVQTIAFSSILVDTIPPEFIRSEKEQPALTTCLGCIPQVPTIDFSDPDEGNLTRLIAEASSEWAMFQIVNHGIPSEVITNLQKAGKEFFELPQEEKELYAKPPDSKSIEGYGSKLQKEVEGKKAWVDHLFHNIWPPSAINYQYWPKNPPSYRAVNEEYCKWVQPVGHRLLSLLSLGLGLEKNELKENVGGDELKYLLKINYYPPCPRPDLALGVVAHTDMSSITILVPNEVQGLQVFRDDHWFDVKYIPDALVIHIGDQLEILSNGKYKSVLHRTTVTKEITRMSWPVFLEPPSELAIGPLPKLINEKNPPKYQKKKYCDYVYCKLNKIAQ; encoded by the exons ATGGCGGTAGAGAGAGTGCAAACCATCGCATTTTCATCCATCTTGGTGGACACCATCCCACCCGAGTTCATTAGATCTGAAAAAGAACAACCTGCTCTCACAACCTGTCTTGGGTGTATCCCTCAAGTCCCCACCATTGATTTCAGCGACCCAGATGAAGGCAACCTCACAAGATTGATTGCGGAGGCTAGCAGCGAGTGGGCGATGTTCCAGATTGTGAATCATGGCATTCCTAGTGAGGTTATTACCAATTTGCAGAAGGCTGGCAAGGAGTTCTTTGAGCTCCCACAAGAGGAAAAGGAACTTTACGCCAAGCCTCCTGATTCCAAGTCCATTGAAGGCTATGGAAGCAAGCTGCAAAAAGAAGTGGAGGGCAAGAAAGCTTGGGTTGATCACTTGTTCCATAACATCTGGCCCCCTTCTGCTATCAACTATCAGTACTGGCCTAAAAACCCACCTTCGTACAG GGCTGTGAATGAAGAGTACTGCAAGTGGGTACAACCAGTGGGACATAGGTTACTCAGTTTGCTGTCATTAGGGTTAGGACTGGAAAAAAATGAGCTCAAAGAGAACGTGGGTGGTGATGAATTGAAGTACCTTTTGAAGATCAATTATTACCCACCATGTCCTCGTCCAGACCTGGCTCTCGGGGTGGTTGCCCACACCGACATGTCCTCCATTACCATTCTCGTTCCCAACGAAGTTCAGGGCCTGCAGGTCTTTAGAGATGATCATTGGTTTGATGTCAAGTACATCCCTGATGCCCTTGTCATTCATATTGGTGACCAGTTGGAG ATTTTGAGCAATGGCAAGTACAAGAGTGTGCTTCACAGAACAACTGTGACCAAGGAGATAACCAGAATGTCGTGGCCTGTGTTCTTGGAGCCGCCATCGGAGTTGGCCATCGGTCCTCTTCCAAAGCTCATTAATGAAAAGAATCCACCAAAATATCAGAAGAAGAAGTACTGTGATTATGTCTATTGCAAGCTTAACAAAATTGCCCAGTAA
- the LOC100249002 gene encoding flavonol synthase/flavanone 3-hydroxylase, whose product MEWGIFQIVNHGIPFHVITSLQKVGREFFELSQEEKELYAKPPDSKSIEGYGTKLQKEVEGKKAWVDHLFHKVWPPSAINYHFWPKNPPSYRDANEEYTKCLRGVADRLFSRLSLGLGLDEDELKKSVGGDELTYLLKINYYPPCPRPDLALGVVAHTDMSSITMLVPNEVQGLQVFRDDHWFDVKYIPNALVIHIGDQLEILSNGKYRSVLHRATVNKEMTRMSWPVFLEPPPELAIGPLSKLINEENPPKYKEKKYCDYVYCKLNKIPQ is encoded by the exons ATGGAGTGGGGAATTTTCCAAATTGTCAACCATGGCATTCCCTTTCATGTTATTACCAGTTTGCAGAAAGTTGGCAGGGAGTTCTTTGAGCTCTCACAGGAGGAGAAGGAACTCTATGCTAAGCCTCCGGATTCCAAGTCCATTGAAGGCTATGGAACCAAGCTTCAAAAGGAAGTGGAAGGCAAGAAAGCTTGGGTGGATCACTTGTTCCATAAAGTCTGGCCTCCTTCTGCCATTAACTACCACTTCTGGCCCAAAAACCCACCATCTTACAG GGATGCTAATGAGGAGTATACAAAGTGTTTGCGGGGAGTGGCGGACAGGCTCTTTAGCCGATTATCATTAGGATTAGGGTTGGACGAGGATGAACTGAAGAAGAGTGTGGGTGGCGATGAATTGACGTACCTTTTGAAGATCAATTATTATCCACCATGTCCTCGGCCAGACCTGGCTCTCGGGGTGGTTGCCCACACTGACATGTCCTCCATAACCATGCTCGTACCCAATGAAGTTCAGGGCCTTCAGGTTTTCAGAGATGATCATTGGTTTGATGTCAAGTATATCCCTAATGCCCTCGTCATCCACATTGGTGATCAGTTGGAG ATTCTGAGCAATGGGAAATACAGGAGTGTTCTTCACAGAGCCACTGTGAATAAGGAGATGACGAGAATGTCATGGCCGGTATTCTTGGAGCCGCCACCGGAGTTGGCTATCGGCCCTCTTTCGAAGCTCATAAATGAGGAGAACCCACCAAAATACAAGGAGAAGAAGTACTGCGATTATGTGTATTGTAAGCTTAACAAGATTCCCCAGTAA